A single window of Halococcus agarilyticus DNA harbors:
- a CDS encoding FmdB family zinc ribbon protein, with protein MWLSCDFAMTTKQDKRSNDGEQDSTELFPGDRAVDREESPERQTPVVIVKRHDATAREIHVEAVGASVYWLNQDYSPDAPVVDVVYESSLGDRVDLDDDLSTQALPELVRQLDLTAYSFPDPRLKRIEDDAGEEIVTDGGTEVGRCRNCGERFDESREELGECPGCGVGLTNPAGFMPEDMDLAAADHHQRIARDMGGGR; from the coding sequence TTGTGGCTTTCCTGCGATTTCGCGATGACTACTAAACAGGACAAACGATCCAACGACGGCGAACAGGATTCAACTGAGCTTTTTCCCGGCGATCGGGCGGTTGATCGCGAGGAGTCACCGGAGCGCCAGACACCCGTAGTGATCGTCAAACGTCACGACGCGACCGCACGAGAGATACACGTCGAGGCGGTCGGTGCCAGCGTTTACTGGCTCAATCAGGACTACTCACCGGACGCTCCGGTGGTCGATGTGGTGTACGAATCGAGCCTCGGTGACCGCGTTGATCTCGACGATGACCTCTCGACTCAGGCTCTCCCCGAACTCGTCCGGCAGCTCGATCTCACGGCCTACTCGTTTCCGGATCCCCGCCTGAAACGGATCGAGGATGACGCCGGAGAAGAGATCGTCACCGACGGCGGCACCGAAGTCGGCAGGTGCCGGAATTGTGGCGAACGCTTCGACGAGTCCCGTGAAGAACTCGGCGAGTGTCCCGGTTGTGGCGTAGGTCTCACGAACCCTGCTGGGTTCATGCCGGAGGATATGGACCTCGCGGCTGCCGACCATCACCAACGAATCGCCCGTGACATGGGAGGTGGCCGATGA
- a CDS encoding DUF7692 domain-containing protein — protein MRIRTDGKFAYREDLVDDVADLLGENTRVGAVEASTEFTQAMIPALREAVAHEDMTPELAEILSTRVVDVEYEVSTDVNVRE, from the coding sequence ATGCGAATCCGCACCGACGGTAAGTTCGCGTACCGGGAGGATCTCGTCGACGACGTCGCCGACCTGCTCGGCGAGAATACCCGTGTGGGAGCGGTCGAAGCCAGCACCGAGTTCACTCAGGCCATGATCCCGGCACTCCGCGAGGCCGTGGCCCACGAGGACATGACGCCGGAGCTCGCGGAGATCCTCTCGACGCGGGTGGTTGATGTGGAGTACGAGGTTTCGACCGACGTGAACGTCCGCGAGTAG